The proteins below are encoded in one region of Brachionichthys hirsutus isolate HB-005 chromosome 12, CSIRO-AGI_Bhir_v1, whole genome shotgun sequence:
- the trpm2 gene encoding LOW QUALITY PROTEIN: transient receptor potential cation channel subfamily M member 2 (The sequence of the model RefSeq protein was modified relative to this genomic sequence to represent the inferred CDS: substituted 2 bases at 2 genomic stop codons): MEEAEMESRLAHSVERTKATPKRLALRPFFQHCAFSSWIKENIHKKECRFFEKEPRXGRSGDTCRCGHLKTDHVDDAVKSEDFTGESWDAHRHVREVPTDAFGDISFGCLGQKAGKYARVSTDTSPEILYQLLTDHWKLSPPNLLISVTGGAKNFYLKTRLKDMFRRGLIKVAQTTGAWIITGGTHTGVMKHVGQAVRDHTLSSAMQGQIVAIGVATWGIIHNREHLVDPEGCFPAHYLMDEKGQGRLSCLDSNHTHFLLVDDGTQGRYGVEIELRSRLEKYISGKRLGNKESQVTIPVVCVVLDGGPGTLNTIYAAMLNGTPCVILESSGRIADVIAQVAGLPVRRVTIALIHQLMKKFFGQEYERFSDRSIIEWTKKIQDIIRMPHLLTVLRGSEDNHGDVDVAILHALLKASRTSESLGIDCWKRQLELAIAWNRVDIAETEIFTEESQWKSHDLHWAMFSALVGNKPEFVSLLLENGVNLRDFLQDEETLCELYRKLPGGFFLRKLAKRVHRSSRRRRPAIGFRIRTRTPSGELISMTQVSDEVRHLLGSFTQPIYPCPAAINHYSMSIEDSSMSAGSQSALRGDNADAQRDVGRDLFLWAVVQNNKEVAEIAWEQCRDCMSAALAASKILKTMAEEGNDADEGEEMRALASHYEKHAIGVFSECHNSDEERARKLLVRASPFWGRTTCLRLALEADDKSFVALSGVQALLTQIWCGELSVDNPVWRVLICMVSFPFIYTGFLVFRRDEVLQRETEENEELRTVEKVTGSTLRTKFKSLXVERIFRSRRPVAGCLPLGSWSRLACLYGSPQVKFYWNIVSYFAFLFLFAVVLMVDFQVKPSPWEVLLYVWLISLVCEEVRQLFYDPDGFGFHKKARMYIKDMWNILDVLSIVLFIIGLAFRLTAMLFYAGKIILCIDFVVFCLRLMAIFTISRTLGPKIIIVRRMMTDMFFFMFLLSIWVVAYGVAKQGILIHNDGRLDWILRGAVYEPYLIIFGDFPKNIDYAAFDIESCTMNGTDPLKPKCPVLNASQMPAFPEWLTITMLCVYLLFANILLLNLLIAIFNFTFEEVHENTDRIWRFQRYELIKEYHSRPTAPPPFIILSHLYLLIRSVVLCRPPTGCKEFRNELLETEEEELLSWEALMKDRYLLSTRQEQSQSTERRILDTAQKVTTIMERLEREEELTSGAVLKQMARLEEQVVHSARALQWIMDSLKSQGFAAKEAQSLPPPTASTASDESPNTYVSSSEKEEGLHVNARQFHYPGSKITRFPVPEEKVPWEVGFSSYVPPYYASEDTGGHVDGSESEALNTYRNPGGRTGIRGRGALCRLGPNRTVDVVLTRWRDSERSVLEYLAVWDERRGILSLPGGPAQSADQLPEMCMRTMGKKLHEKISEKVSEGTKVFEGYVDDCRNTDNAWVETTVLNIHLDRTSQTTVDTNNMVERSRGSLQWQEVSGKTRLDSTQRDFLRLVAELHNRKF; this comes from the exons ATGGAGGAGGCTGAGATGGAGTCACGTCTGGCTCATTCTGTGGAGAGAACCAAAGCAACACCTAAGCGCCTTGCTCTCCGCCCTTTCTTCCAGCACTGTGCCTTTTCATCCTGGATCAAGGAGAATATCCACAAGAAGGAGTGTCGCTTCTTCGAAAAAGAGCCCAGGTAGGGTCGATC AGGGGACACATGTAGGTGTGGCCACTTAAAGACGGATCATGTGGATGACGCCGTCAAGTCGGAAGACTTCACGGGCGAGTCTTGGGACGCACACAGACATGTCCGTGAGGTGCCCACCGATGCCTTTGGGGACATCAGCTTTGGTTGTTTGGGGCAAAAGGCGGGAAAG TATGCCCGAGTGTCCACAGACACCAGCCCTGAAATTCTTTACCAGCTATTGACCGATCATTGGAAACTTTCCCCACCCAATCTGCTGATCTCTGTAACGGGAGGAGCCAAGAATTTCTATCTGAAGACCCGTCTCAAGGACATGTTCCGCCGAGGCCTTATTAAAGTGGCCCAGACGACAG GTGCGTGGATCATTACAGGTGGCACCCACACCGGCGTGATGAAGCACGTGGGCCAGGCTGTGAGGGACCACACGCTCAGCAGCGCCATGCAGGGCCAGATCGTGGCTATTGGGGTAGCGACGTGGGGAATCATTCACAACAGGGAACATCTGGTGGATCCAGAG GGTTGTTTCCCAGCCCACTATTTGATGGACGAGAAGGGCCAGGGCCGACTCTCCTGCCTCGATAGCAACCACACTCACTTCCTTCTCGTGGACGACGGAACCCAGGGACGCTACGGGGTGGAGATTGAACTGCGTAGCCGTTTGGAGAAATACATCTCGGGAAAGCGCCTTGGAaacaaag AGAGTCAAGTGACCATCCCCgtggtgtgtgtggttttaGATGGAGGACCAGGCACTCTAAAT ACTATATATGCCGCCATGTTGAATGGCACGCCGTGCGTGATCTTGGAGAGTTCCGGGAGGATAGCAGATGTGATCGCCCAGGTGGCGGGACTGCCTGTGAGAAGGGTCACTATTGCTCTCATCCACCAGCTAATGAAAAAGTTCTTTGGCCAAGAGTATGAAAGATTCTCCGACCGCAGCATCATAGAATGGACCAAGAAG ATTCAGGACATAATCAGGATGCCTCACTTGCTGACGGTCCTCAGAGGAAGTGAGGATAATCACGGAGACGTGGACGTCGCTATTCTTCATGCACTCCTCAAAG CGTCAAGGACCAGCGAGTCACTGGGAATCGACTGCTGGAAGAGGCAGCTGGAACTGGCGATAGCCTGGAACCGCGTGGACATAGCTGAGACGGAGATCTTCACCGAGGAGAGCCAGTGGAAG TCCCATGACCTCCACTGGGCCATGTTCTCGGCCCTGGTGGGCAACAAGCCCGAGTTTGTGAGTCTGCTGTTGGAGAACGGCGTGAATCTGAGGGATTTCCTGCAGGATGAGGAAACTCTATGTGAGCTCTACAGGAAGCTGCCCGGCGGTTTCTTCCTGCGCAAGCTGGCCAAGCGGGTTCACAGATCTAGCCGCCGCAGGAGACCAGCCATCGGCTTCAGGATCAGGACTCGAACCCCCTCGGGTGAACTCATCTCTATGACGCAAGTGTCCGATGAGGTGCGGCACCTGCTGGGCAGTTTCACCCAGCCCATCTACCCTTGCCCCGCCGCAATCAACCACTACAGCATGTCTATAGAGGATTCATCAATGTCA GCGGGTTCCCAAAGCGCCCTCAGAGGGGACAACGCTGATGCACAGAGGGACGTGGGCAGAGACCTTTTCCTTTGGGCCGTCGTCCAGAACAACAAGGAAGTGGCTGAAATTGCCTGGGAGCAG TGCAGAGACTGCATGTCCGCCGCCCTGGCCGCCAGTAAGATCCTGAAGACAATGGCAGAGGAGGGGAATGATGCAGACGAGGGAGAGGAAATGAGAGCGCTCGCCAGTCACTACGAGAAACACGCCATTG GTGTGTTTAGTGAGTGCCACAACAGTGATGAAGAGCGGGCTCGGAAGCTGTTGGTTCGTGCCTCGCCCTTTTGGGGAAGGACGACGTGCTTACGGCTGGCGCTGGAGGCAGACGATAAAAGCTTTGTCGCTCTGTCGGGCGTTCAG GCTCTGCTGACACAGATCTGGTGCGGCGAGCTCTCGGTGGACAACCCCGTGTGGAGAGTTCTGATCTGCATGGTTTCCTTCCCTTTTATCTACACCGGCTTTTTGGTTTTCAG ACGCGATGAAGTCCTCCAGAGAGAAACTGAGGAGAACGAGGAGCTCAGGACGGTGGAGAAAGTGACGGGGAGTACGCTTCGAACAAAGTTTAAAAGCTTGTAAGTCGAGCGCATCTTCCGAAGTCGGAGGCCCGTTGCAGGTTGTTTA CCTCTCGGCAGCTGGTCCAGGCTGGCTTGCCTTTACGGCTCGCCGCAGGTCAAGTTCTACTGGAACATCGTGTCTTACtttgccttcctcttcctcttcgcgGTGGTTCTGATGGTCGACTTCCAGGTCAAGCCGTCCCCTTGGGAGGTGCTGCTGTACGTCTGGCTGATCTCTCTGGTGTGTGAGGAggtcagacag CTGTTTTATGATCCTGATGGGTTTGGCTTTCACAAAAAAGCCCGGATGTACATCAAAGACATGTGGAATATTTTAGACGTTCTGTCCATCGTCCTCTTTATTATTGGTCTTGCATTTCG GCTGACCGCTATGCTCTTCTACGCGGGTAAAATCATACTCTGCATCGACTTTGTGGTCTTCTGCCTCCGCCTGATGGCCATCTTCACTATCAGTAGAACCCTGGGGCCCAAAATCATCATCGTCAGGAGGATG ATGACGGACATGTTCTTCTTCATGTTCCTGCTGAGTATCTGGGTGGTGGCGTACGGCGTCGCCAAGCAAGGCATCCTCATCCACAACGACGGCCGACTGGACTGGATCCTCCGCGGCGCCGTTTACGAGCCATACCTCATCATATTTGGCGATTTCCCCAAGAACATTGATT ATGCTGCGTTCGACATAGAATCCTGCACCATGAACGGGACCGATCCACTGAAGCCCAAGTGTCCCGTGCTGAATGCAAGCCAAATGCCAGCCTTCCCTGAGTGGCTCACCATCACCATGCTTTGTGTTTACTTGCTCTTTGCCAACATACTGCTGCTCAACCTGCTCATAGCAATCTTCAA CTTCACGTTCGAGGAGGTTCATGAAAACACCGATAGAATATGGAGGTTCCAAAGATACGAGTTAATTAAGGAGTACCACAGCCGCCCcactgccccgcccccttttaTCATCCTCAGCCATCTTTATCTCCTCATCAGGAGCGTGGTTCTCTGCAGGCCCCCCACCGGATGCAAAGAGTTCC GGAATGAACTTCTTgagactgaggaagaggagctgttGTCCTGGGAGGCCTTGATGAAGGACCGATACCTGCTGTCCACACGgcaggagcagagccagagtACGGAGCGACGCATCCTGGACACGGCACAAAA GGTTACCACCATAATGGAGCGActggagagggaagaggagctCACTTCTGGTGCCGTGCTGAAACAGATGGCTCGGCTCGAGGAGCAG GTCGTCCACTCAGCCAGAGCCCTGCAGTGGATCATGGACAGTCTGAAATCTCAGGGTTTTGCAGCGAAAGAAGCGCAATCCCT ccccccccctacagcaTCGACTGCGTCCGACGAGTCCCCAAACACGTATGTCAGCTCGtcagagaaggaggaggggctCCACGTGAACGCCCGTCAGTTTCACTACCCGGGCAGTAAAATCACACGCTTCCCTGTGCCGGAGGAGAAAGTACCCTGGGAG GTTGGCTTCAGCTCATATGTCCCGCCTTACTATGCCTCTGAGGACACTGGGGGACACGTTGATGG atcagaatcagaagccCTAAATACTTACAG AAACCCGGGAGGGAGGACAGGCATCAGGGGACGAGGTGCTCTGTGCCGCCTCGGCCCCAATCGGACCGTAGACGTTGTGCTCACGCG CTGGCGAGACAGCGAGCGGTCCGTGTTGGAGTACCTGGCGGTTTGGGATGAGCGCCGAGGAATCCTGTCGCTACCCGGG GGACCCGCCCAATCTGCTGACCAGTTACCTGAGATGTGTATGAGAACAATGGGAAAGAAACTGCATGAAAAAATAAGTGAAAAGGTTTCCGAGGGAACAAAG GTGTTTGAGGGTTATGTGGATGACTGCAGGAACACCGATAATGCCTGGGTGGAAACCACCGTCTTAAACATTCACCTGGACCGAACAAGTCAGACGACCGTTGATACCAACAACATG GTGGAGCGCAGCCGCGGCTCCCTTCAGTGGCAGGAGGTGAGCGGCAAAACCAGACTCGACTCAACGCAAAGAGACttcctgcggctggttgctgAGCTGCACAACAGGAAGTTCTGA